A genomic region of Brevibacillus sp. JNUCC-41 contains the following coding sequences:
- a CDS encoding tripeptidase T, translating to MINEERLVNEFMELVQIDSETKNEAAIAKVLKEKFGALGVEVFEDDTTAVTGHGAGNLVCTLKGMKEGVDTIYFTSHMDTVVPGNGIKPSIKDGYIVSDGTTILGADDKAGLAVMLETLKVLKEQNIEHGTIEFIITVGEESGLVGAKALDRSLVTAKFGFALDSDGKVGNVVVAAPTQAKVSATILGKTAHAGVAPEKGVSAITIAAKAISRMPLGRIDEETTANIGRFQGGQQTNIVCDHVEILAEARSLIPEKMEIQVAKMKEAFETAAIEMGGRAEVEVNVMYPGFKYGAGDHVVEIARKAAEKIGRHCELVKSGGGSDANVIAGFGIPTVNLAVGYEDIHTTHERIPVEELTKLAEMVVTIIKEVSGE from the coding sequence ATGATAAATGAAGAACGTTTAGTTAATGAATTTATGGAATTGGTGCAGATTGATTCCGAAACGAAAAATGAAGCAGCCATCGCCAAAGTGCTGAAAGAAAAATTCGGGGCACTGGGTGTAGAGGTTTTTGAAGATGATACAACAGCAGTTACAGGTCATGGAGCAGGGAATTTAGTATGTACTTTAAAAGGAATGAAAGAAGGCGTAGATACCATTTATTTCACCTCCCATATGGATACGGTTGTACCAGGTAATGGAATCAAGCCTTCCATCAAGGATGGATACATAGTGTCAGACGGAACGACCATTTTAGGTGCAGATGACAAAGCTGGATTAGCGGTCATGTTAGAAACGCTTAAAGTGTTGAAAGAACAGAATATCGAACATGGTACAATCGAATTCATCATTACAGTAGGTGAAGAATCTGGCTTGGTTGGGGCAAAGGCATTGGATCGCTCCCTTGTAACGGCTAAATTCGGTTTTGCACTTGATAGTGATGGAAAAGTAGGAAATGTGGTTGTTGCTGCACCTACTCAGGCGAAAGTATCTGCAACCATTTTAGGCAAGACTGCTCATGCTGGTGTCGCTCCTGAGAAAGGCGTTTCGGCCATTACGATCGCTGCCAAAGCAATCTCTAGAATGCCATTGGGCAGAATCGATGAGGAAACGACAGCCAATATCGGACGTTTCCAGGGGGGACAGCAAACCAATATTGTTTGTGACCATGTTGAAATCCTTGCAGAAGCAAGATCATTGATTCCTGAAAAAATGGAAATACAGGTAGCGAAAATGAAAGAGGCATTCGAGACTGCAGCCATTGAAATGGGTGGACGTGCTGAAGTTGAAGTTAACGTCATGTATCCTGGTTTTAAATATGGTGCTGGTGATCATGTAGTCGAAATCGCAAGAAAGGCAGCAGAGAAAATCGGCCGTCATTGCGAGCTGGTTAAAAGCGGCGGAGGAAGCGATGCGAATGTCATTGCAGGCTTTGGCATCCCTACTGTCAATCTCGCAGTGGGCTATGAAGATATCCATACTACGCATGAAAGAATCCCAGTTGAGGAATTAACGAAGCTAGCTGAAATGGTTGTCACTATCATCAAAGAAGTATCAGGGGAATAA
- a CDS encoding transporter substrate-binding domain-containing protein, whose protein sequence is MKKQLALLLTSVLLVGILAACGTSGKEDKDTAGTEDKKVLVMGTSADYPPFEYVETSKSDEIKGFDIDIAKAIGKKLGYEVEVKDIDFNSLVPALENKSVDFVISGMTPTEKREQSVDFSDIYYTAKNMIITTKNSKIKTVEDLKGKTVGVQLASIQETLANDLNKSQDIGMKIEKRNRIPEVVQEMSTGRFDAVIMEDTVAKGYLNDNKDLVGHLIESGEQDAGSAIAFQKGSKLTEEFNAELKKMLENGEMEKLILKWFGGSETE, encoded by the coding sequence TTGAAAAAGCAGTTAGCATTGTTGCTTACTTCTGTTTTATTAGTAGGTATTTTAGCAGCATGCGGAACATCGGGGAAAGAAGATAAAGACACAGCAGGTACAGAAGATAAAAAGGTCCTGGTAATGGGAACATCTGCGGATTATCCGCCATTTGAATATGTTGAAACATCTAAAAGTGATGAAATTAAAGGATTTGACATCGATATCGCGAAAGCAATAGGAAAAAAATTAGGTTATGAGGTTGAAGTGAAGGACATTGACTTTAATAGTCTTGTGCCTGCTCTGGAAAATAAATCGGTCGATTTCGTTATCTCTGGAATGACTCCAACTGAAAAACGTGAGCAATCAGTCGATTTCAGTGATATTTACTATACAGCTAAAAACATGATCATCACGACAAAGAACAGCAAAATCAAAACTGTTGAAGATTTAAAAGGGAAAACCGTGGGCGTACAGCTTGCATCCATTCAGGAGACATTGGCAAATGACTTGAATAAATCCCAAGATATCGGGATGAAAATTGAAAAACGGAATCGTATTCCTGAGGTTGTTCAAGAGATGTCAACAGGACGTTTTGATGCCGTAATCATGGAAGATACTGTTGCAAAAGGCTACTTGAATGATAATAAAGATTTGGTGGGGCATTTGATCGAGTCCGGTGAACAAGATGCCGGTTCAGCAATCGCTTTCCAAAAGGGAAGCAAGTTAACTGAAGAATTCAATGCCGAGTTGAAAAAAATGTTAGAGAACGGTGAAATGGAAAAATTAATATTAAAATGGTTCGGTGGCAGTGAAACTGAATAA
- the gndA gene encoding NADP-dependent phosphogluconate dehydrogenase, with protein MTKQQIGVIGLAVMGKNLAFNIESRGYSISVYNRSGSKTDEMMKEAEGKNVSAAYTLEEFVNSLETPRKILLMVKAGEATDATIEQLKPLLEKGDIVIDGGNTFFKDTQRRNEELSKLGIHFIGTGVSGGEEGALTGPSIMPGGQKEAYELVAPILKDISAKVDGDPCCTYIGPDGAGHYVKMVHNGIEYGDMQLISESYFLLKNLLGLSAEEFHEVFTEWNQGELDSYLIEITADIFKKYDEETGKPMVDVILDKAGQKGTGKWTSQSALDLGVPLPIITESVFARFISAIKEERVEASKILRGPKAESFTGDKKALIENIRKALYMSKICSYAQGFAQMKAASEENDWNLQYGEIAMIFRGGCIIRAQFLQKIKEAYDREANLNNLLLDPYFQGIVESYQGALREVVSTAVMNGIPVPCLSSALAYFDSYRTETLPANLIQAQRDYFGAHTYQRIDKEGTFHTEWMEK; from the coding sequence ATGACAAAACAACAGATTGGCGTTATCGGACTAGCCGTAATGGGCAAGAACCTTGCATTTAATATTGAAAGCAGGGGATATTCAATTTCCGTGTATAATCGCTCAGGATCAAAAACGGACGAAATGATGAAGGAAGCGGAAGGCAAAAACGTATCAGCCGCTTATACGCTTGAAGAATTCGTCAATTCTTTGGAAACGCCACGCAAAATTTTATTGATGGTTAAAGCCGGGGAGGCAACAGATGCAACGATCGAGCAATTAAAACCGTTACTTGAAAAAGGTGATATCGTTATTGATGGAGGGAATACCTTCTTCAAGGACACTCAGCGCCGCAATGAGGAATTAAGCAAGCTTGGCATCCATTTCATCGGTACAGGCGTCTCAGGAGGGGAAGAAGGAGCTCTAACAGGTCCATCCATCATGCCTGGAGGTCAAAAAGAAGCATATGAACTTGTTGCACCGATTTTGAAGGATATTTCAGCTAAGGTGGACGGTGATCCTTGCTGTACGTATATCGGACCGGATGGAGCAGGTCATTATGTTAAAATGGTACATAATGGTATTGAATACGGGGACATGCAGTTAATTTCCGAATCATATTTCCTTTTGAAAAATCTCCTTGGATTATCTGCTGAAGAATTCCATGAAGTCTTTACTGAATGGAATCAAGGGGAACTTGACAGCTATTTAATTGAAATTACTGCTGATATTTTCAAAAAATATGATGAAGAAACCGGTAAGCCGATGGTCGATGTCATTTTAGATAAAGCTGGCCAAAAAGGTACGGGGAAATGGACAAGTCAAAGTGCGCTTGATCTTGGCGTTCCGCTTCCAATCATTACGGAATCCGTGTTTGCCCGGTTTATTTCAGCAATCAAGGAAGAGCGCGTTGAAGCGAGTAAAATCCTTCGTGGTCCAAAAGCCGAATCATTTACAGGCGACAAAAAGGCTTTGATTGAAAATATCCGTAAAGCACTTTATATGAGCAAAATCTGTTCATATGCACAAGGATTTGCACAAATGAAAGCAGCATCAGAAGAAAATGACTGGAACTTGCAATATGGGGAAATCGCGATGATTTTCCGTGGCGGCTGTATCATTCGTGCACAATTCCTCCAAAAAATCAAGGAGGCGTATGATCGTGAAGCGAACTTGAACAATCTTCTTCTAGATCCATACTTCCAAGGGATCGTCGAAAGCTATCAAGGAGCTTTACGTGAGGTAGTGTCAACGGCTGTAATGAACGGAATTCCGGTTCCTTGCCTGTCATCAGCACTTGCCTATTTCGACAGCTATCGCACAGAAACGCTGCCAGCTAACCTGATTCAAGCTCAGCGTGACTATTTTGGAGCTCATACTTATCAACGTATTGATAAAGAAGGAACGTTCCATACCGAATGGATGGAAAAATAA
- a CDS encoding amino acid ABC transporter permease, with product MNLEFERIMPSLPYILEGIPTTLKVVAVAAVIGFVLGILLSILKISRIKPLNWIADFYTSIFRGTPLVLQLMLIYFGSPQILGIQIEAFQAAFLAFGLNSAAYISEIIRGGILAVDKGQREASLALGVPYSGMMLNIILPQAIKNILPSLVNELISLTKESAVVTIIGLGDIMRRAYIVGGETYKFFEPILFAGLIYYVMVMVLTILGKVIERRMRRSD from the coding sequence GTGAATCTGGAATTTGAAAGGATTATGCCTTCCCTTCCATATATCCTGGAGGGGATACCGACAACATTAAAGGTTGTTGCGGTAGCGGCAGTAATCGGATTTGTTTTGGGAATATTACTATCTATACTTAAAATAAGCAGAATTAAGCCCTTAAATTGGATTGCTGACTTTTATACATCCATTTTTCGCGGTACACCTTTGGTATTGCAATTAATGTTGATTTATTTTGGTTCACCACAAATATTGGGGATTCAAATCGAAGCGTTCCAAGCAGCATTTTTAGCATTCGGGCTAAATTCAGCGGCATACATCTCTGAAATTATCAGGGGAGGCATTTTAGCTGTCGATAAAGGCCAACGAGAGGCATCGCTCGCACTTGGGGTTCCCTATTCAGGGATGATGCTAAATATTATCCTTCCGCAGGCCATCAAGAATATCCTGCCATCGCTTGTGAACGAATTGATTTCCTTAACCAAGGAATCAGCCGTAGTCACAATTATTGGATTAGGGGATATCATGCGCCGTGCTTATATTGTCGGCGGTGAGACATATAAATTCTTCGAGCCGATATTATTTGCCGGTCTCATTTATTATGTGATGGTCATGGTTCTCACCATCTTAGGCAAAGTGATTGAAAGGAGAATGAGACGCAGTGATTAA
- a CDS encoding L,D-transpeptidase, translated as MKWILSLLLMLLLWPLQVQAQPQSVKPGDPFIIINKANNKLAFIDDNEVKEILPVGTGKSQELTPEGIFTVKVKAVNPYYRKKNIPGGDPRNPLGSRWIGFDARNTDGRIYGIHGTNKPSSIGKYISNGCVRMHKSDVERLYEKVPIGTKVLITISNEDFETLAKKNGAIK; from the coding sequence ATGAAATGGATCCTTTCTTTGTTGCTTATGCTACTTTTGTGGCCGTTGCAGGTACAGGCCCAACCTCAATCGGTTAAGCCTGGCGATCCGTTTATCATCATCAATAAAGCTAACAATAAATTGGCGTTCATTGATGATAATGAGGTCAAGGAGATTCTGCCGGTCGGTACGGGAAAGAGTCAGGAACTTACACCCGAAGGGATTTTCACGGTCAAAGTAAAAGCAGTCAATCCATATTACCGGAAAAAAAATATTCCTGGCGGCGATCCCAGGAACCCTCTAGGGTCGCGGTGGATTGGATTCGATGCACGAAATACCGATGGGAGGATTTACGGCATTCATGGTACGAATAAGCCATCATCAATTGGTAAATACATTTCAAATGGCTGTGTACGGATGCATAAATCCGATGTAGAGCGTTTGTACGAAAAAGTCCCCATCGGCACTAAAGTTTTGATCACCATATCGAACGAGGATTTCGAAACGTTGGCAAAGAAAAATGGAGCGATAAAATAA
- a CDS encoding aromatic acid exporter family protein, with amino-acid sequence MFKIGYRTIKTALGATLAIIIAQMLNLEYFSAAGIIAILCIQVTKKKSVYASWHRFLACLIAMAYASLFFHFIAFHPLIIGLILLIFIPTTVALKINEGIVTSSVIIMHLYGAGDITFSLLINETILIAIGVGVALVMNLYMPSVDDKLLAYQESIETNFSAILMGIVRYLRDNDHTWDGKEITETANFLNQAKSLAFRDVENHFLREEDLYYHYFKMREKQFEIIERILPLVTNIPLVVKQSGIVADFIEDLAENVHPQNTAILYLKKLEEMEIHFRGMALPHTREEFESRAALLQLMKEMERYLLLKHSFKGLPKLNGNRMKKRHLA; translated from the coding sequence ATGTTTAAAATCGGGTACAGGACGATTAAAACTGCTTTGGGGGCCACCCTGGCAATTATTATTGCACAAATGCTTAATCTCGAATATTTCTCTGCTGCGGGAATCATTGCGATCTTATGCATTCAAGTTACAAAAAAGAAGTCGGTGTATGCCTCCTGGCACCGTTTTTTAGCTTGTTTGATCGCTATGGCCTATGCATCCCTATTCTTTCATTTCATCGCATTCCATCCGCTGATAATAGGTTTGATTCTCTTGATTTTCATTCCAACGACTGTTGCCTTGAAGATTAATGAGGGGATTGTGACGAGCAGCGTCATCATCATGCATCTATACGGGGCGGGTGACATCACTTTTTCCCTGCTGATCAATGAAACGATATTAATCGCGATTGGAGTTGGAGTGGCGCTTGTCATGAATCTGTACATGCCCAGTGTCGATGACAAACTGCTGGCCTACCAGGAAAGCATCGAAACGAACTTTAGTGCGATCTTGATGGGAATTGTCCGCTATTTAAGGGATAATGATCACACATGGGATGGTAAGGAAATCACCGAAACGGCCAATTTTCTTAATCAAGCCAAAAGCCTTGCCTTCAGGGACGTGGAAAATCATTTTTTAAGGGAAGAAGACCTGTATTACCATTATTTCAAAATGCGTGAAAAGCAATTTGAAATAATTGAGCGAATTCTGCCCCTTGTCACGAATATTCCATTGGTCGTCAAGCAAAGCGGAATAGTGGCTGATTTTATAGAAGATTTGGCAGAAAACGTCCACCCACAAAATACGGCCATTCTTTATCTGAAGAAGCTTGAAGAAATGGAGATTCATTTTAGGGGAATGGCACTGCCGCATACAAGGGAAGAGTTCGAATCCAGGGCCGCATTACTGCAGCTCATGAAGGAAATGGAGCGTTATTTATTGTTGAAGCATTCCTTCAAAGGACTACCCAAGCTGAACGGCAACCGAATGAAAAAGAGGCACTTGGCTTAA
- a CDS encoding DNA polymerase IV: protein MKDMYPKNGRVILHVDMNSFYASVEMSYDVSLKGKPLAIAGNVEERRGIIVTCSYEARKFGVKTTMPIWQAKKLCPQLVIQKPNFERYRKASLAIFDVLRQYTEMVEPVSIDEGYLDISECAELGSPLDIANSIQERIFNTMDLPCSIGIAPNKFLAKTASDMKKPMGITVLRKRDISEKLWPLLVGQMHGIGDKTSEKLQTIGIMTIRDLAHANDSQLKQLLGINGIRLKDRANGIDPRAVDPEAIFEHKSIGNSTTLPHDSTNQKELIGVLDKLSGKVAARLRNKRLLGQKIGVTIRYKDRRTITRSRTVPNPVFEKKDILHGAIDLFKKNWNGEGIRLLGVTAYDVIEKESAFKQLDIFSFQEDAEKEPLYEAMEHLQNKYGENIIKKGLPLKNRSIGTDTSFSKDFFGQSRRNDPSFDKE, encoded by the coding sequence ATGAAGGACATGTATCCCAAAAATGGCAGGGTCATTCTCCATGTAGACATGAATAGTTTCTATGCTTCAGTGGAAATGTCATATGATGTTTCATTAAAAGGCAAACCGCTTGCCATTGCAGGCAATGTTGAAGAGAGAAGGGGCATTATCGTCACCTGCAGCTATGAGGCGAGGAAGTTCGGGGTTAAAACGACCATGCCGATTTGGCAGGCGAAAAAACTATGTCCTCAATTAGTCATTCAGAAACCGAATTTCGAGCGTTATCGAAAGGCATCACTGGCTATTTTTGATGTTTTAAGGCAATATACAGAGATGGTTGAACCGGTTTCGATAGATGAGGGGTATCTGGATATTAGTGAATGCGCCGAATTGGGTTCCCCTTTAGATATAGCCAATAGCATTCAGGAAAGAATTTTTAATACGATGGATCTTCCTTGCAGCATCGGGATTGCCCCTAATAAATTTTTGGCCAAAACTGCTTCTGATATGAAGAAGCCAATGGGAATCACCGTGTTAAGGAAACGGGACATTTCGGAAAAGCTCTGGCCTTTACTAGTTGGCCAAATGCATGGCATCGGGGATAAGACCTCGGAAAAGCTTCAAACTATCGGGATAATGACGATCAGGGACCTTGCACACGCCAATGATAGTCAACTTAAACAGCTTCTAGGGATCAATGGTATCCGTTTGAAAGATAGGGCTAATGGAATCGACCCAAGGGCAGTGGATCCCGAAGCGATTTTTGAGCATAAGAGCATTGGGAACTCTACAACTCTTCCGCATGACTCCACCAATCAAAAAGAACTGATCGGTGTACTGGATAAGCTTTCCGGGAAGGTAGCAGCCCGTTTGAGAAATAAACGCCTGCTTGGTCAAAAAATAGGTGTGACGATCCGTTACAAAGACCGCCGCACAATAACGAGAAGCAGAACGGTCCCTAATCCAGTTTTTGAAAAAAAGGATATTTTACATGGAGCTATCGATCTCTTTAAGAAAAATTGGAATGGGGAAGGAATCAGGCTTCTTGGTGTCACGGCCTATGATGTCATCGAAAAAGAGTCGGCCTTCAAGCAACTGGATATTTTCTCCTTTCAAGAGGATGCAGAAAAAGAACCTCTGTATGAAGCGATGGAACACTTGCAAAATAAGTACGGAGAAAATATTATTAAAAAGGGATTACCCTTGAAAAACCGTTCAATTGGAACAGACACTAGCTTCAGCAAAGATTTCTTTGGGCAATCCAGGAGGAATGATCCTTCTTTTGACAAAGAATAG
- a CDS encoding BrxA/BrxB family bacilliredoxin has product MNMDFNFLMNDVVKQARDEIKTAGYTELTTPEEVEEVFAQKGTTLVMVNSVCGCAGGIARPAAAHAIHNDKRPDQLVTVFAGQDKEATEKARDYFEGYPPSSPSFALLKDGKIITMIERHEIEGHHPMSVVEKLQDYFDQYCEEV; this is encoded by the coding sequence ATGAATATGGATTTTAATTTTTTAATGAACGACGTAGTCAAACAGGCTCGCGATGAGATAAAGACTGCTGGATATACAGAATTGACTACTCCCGAGGAAGTAGAGGAAGTATTTGCGCAAAAAGGTACGACACTTGTCATGGTAAACTCCGTTTGTGGCTGCGCTGGGGGAATTGCTAGACCTGCAGCTGCTCATGCAATCCATAATGATAAACGCCCAGATCAGCTTGTAACCGTTTTTGCTGGGCAAGATAAAGAGGCGACGGAAAAAGCCCGTGATTATTTCGAAGGGTATCCGCCGTCATCCCCATCATTTGCATTGCTGAAGGATGGAAAAATCATCACCATGATCGAGCGTCATGAAATTGAAGGGCACCACCCGATGTCTGTAGTAGAAAAATTACAAGACTACTTCGATCAATATTGCGAAGAAGTGTAA
- the prli42 gene encoding stressosome-associated protein Prli42 produces MGNKKIRKIVVYLMLISMLLTSLLSGIAFLL; encoded by the coding sequence ATGGGAAACAAGAAAATCAGAAAAATCGTCGTGTATTTAATGCTTATCTCAATGTTATTAACGAGCTTATTATCAGGTATCGCATTTCTTTTGTAA
- a CDS encoding acyl-CoA carboxylase subunit beta, which translates to MTDIYDTINDLYDRRRKVEMGGGEERIDKQHEKGKLTARERIELLVDPGTFIELNPFIKHRNTNFGMEKEEGPGEGVVTGYGKVNGRDIYLFSQDFTVFGGALGEMHALKIANVMDLAAENGAPFIGLNDSGGARIQEGVVSLDGYGQIFYRNSIYSGVIPQISVIMGPCAGGAVYSPAITDFVFMVEKTSQMFITGPKVIETVTGEKISSEGLGGAAVHNTISGNAHFKGASEEQVLADVRRLLSYLPQNNEEKPPVLEADEGDDYRPDLTDVVPYEGIRPYDVRKVLEQVVDEDSFMEVQEGFAKNIVVGLARIKGKSVGLVCNQPKVLAGGLDIDSSDKAARFIRFCDSFNIPLITFEDVSGFFPGVKQEHGGIIRHGAKLLYAYSEATVPKLTIILRKAYGGAYVALNSKSIGADLTFAWPNAEIAVMGSAGAANIIFAREIQNSQDPEATRAAKIEEYREKFANPYVAASLGMVDDVIDPRETRIKIIQSLDMLRNKKENRPWKKHGNIPL; encoded by the coding sequence ATGACAGACATATACGATACGATCAATGACCTATATGACAGACGCCGTAAAGTGGAAATGGGCGGCGGGGAAGAAAGAATCGATAAGCAGCATGAAAAGGGCAAACTTACTGCAAGGGAAAGAATTGAACTTTTAGTTGATCCGGGTACTTTCATAGAGCTTAATCCTTTTATCAAACACCGTAATACCAATTTTGGCATGGAAAAGGAAGAAGGGCCAGGAGAAGGGGTTGTCACCGGTTACGGAAAGGTCAACGGCCGTGATATTTATCTGTTTTCACAGGATTTTACTGTTTTTGGCGGGGCACTAGGTGAAATGCATGCTCTGAAAATTGCCAATGTTATGGATTTGGCAGCGGAGAATGGAGCCCCTTTCATAGGTTTAAACGATTCTGGTGGGGCGCGTATTCAAGAAGGCGTGGTTTCGCTAGACGGATATGGCCAAATTTTTTACCGGAATTCCATTTATTCAGGGGTCATACCACAGATTTCGGTTATTATGGGACCTTGTGCAGGTGGAGCTGTATATTCCCCAGCCATAACCGACTTTGTCTTCATGGTTGAAAAAACGAGCCAAATGTTCATAACAGGTCCTAAAGTCATTGAAACGGTTACAGGGGAAAAGATTTCATCTGAAGGATTGGGTGGAGCGGCAGTACATAATACCATAAGCGGTAATGCCCATTTCAAGGGAGCATCTGAGGAGCAAGTATTGGCGGACGTTAGACGTCTCCTGAGTTATCTTCCACAAAATAATGAAGAGAAGCCGCCGGTTTTGGAAGCCGACGAAGGAGATGACTACCGTCCGGACTTAACGGATGTAGTCCCTTATGAAGGGATCCGTCCATATGATGTTCGGAAAGTATTGGAGCAGGTTGTCGATGAGGATTCCTTTATGGAAGTTCAAGAGGGCTTTGCGAAAAACATTGTGGTCGGCTTGGCGCGTATCAAAGGGAAATCAGTGGGGCTTGTCTGTAACCAGCCAAAGGTGTTGGCTGGGGGACTTGATATTGATTCATCAGATAAAGCTGCCCGTTTTATTCGTTTCTGTGACTCGTTCAACATTCCGCTAATTACGTTTGAAGACGTTTCAGGGTTTTTCCCGGGCGTTAAACAAGAACATGGCGGGATCATTCGCCATGGTGCAAAGCTGCTATATGCTTATTCGGAAGCAACAGTACCAAAATTGACGATCATTCTGCGTAAAGCATATGGAGGAGCTTACGTGGCCCTTAATAGTAAATCCATCGGTGCGGATCTTACGTTTGCATGGCCGAATGCTGAAATCGCTGTAATGGGATCTGCTGGAGCGGCAAATATCATTTTTGCCCGTGAAATTCAAAATAGCCAAGATCCGGAAGCGACACGTGCAGCTAAAATTGAAGAATACCGTGAGAAGTTCGCCAATCCATATGTTGCCGCAAGTCTTGGAATGGTGGATGATGTAATTGATCCCCGTGAAACAAGGATTAAGATCATTCAATCTCTTGATATGCTGCGCAACAAAAAAGAAAACCGACCATGGAAAAAACACGGAAATATCCCGTTGTAA
- the mce gene encoding methylmalonyl-CoA epimerase, translating to MMIKNIDHIGIAVKSLEEALPLYTETLKLKLEGIETVGSQGVKVAFILAGNTRLELLEALSPASPIAKFIEKRGEGIHHVALGVDDIEERIKEIKESGLRMIDDSSRKGAHNADVAFVHPKSTAGVLYELCEQAVSKEEQE from the coding sequence ATGATGATTAAAAATATCGATCATATAGGTATTGCCGTCAAGTCACTTGAGGAGGCCTTGCCACTTTACACAGAAACGTTGAAATTGAAACTTGAAGGAATCGAGACAGTTGGGAGCCAAGGAGTGAAAGTGGCCTTCATCCTGGCAGGCAATACCCGTTTGGAGTTGTTGGAAGCGTTGTCACCGGCAAGCCCAATCGCCAAATTCATCGAAAAACGCGGTGAAGGGATTCATCATGTGGCACTTGGCGTCGATGACATCGAAGAGAGAATAAAAGAAATTAAAGAATCTGGATTGCGGATGATTGATGATTCATCAAGAAAGGGAGCACACAATGCGGATGTTGCTTTCGTTCATCCCAAGTCTACCGCGGGTGTATTATATGAGCTTTGTGAACAAGCAGTATCAAAGGAGGAGCAGGAATGA
- a CDS encoding amino acid ABC transporter ATP-binding protein, with product MIKIDGLKKNYGKLEVLKGISTEIGQGEVLAIIGPSGSGKSTFLRCINMLETPTDGQIRFKDQIITEKKTNIMKVRENVGMVFQHFHLFPHKTVLENLTYAPMKVKKLSKAEAVKQARELLNKVGLSDKESTYPNRLSGGQKQRVAIARALAMNPEVILFDEPTSALDPEMVKEVLEVMKSLAHTGMTMLIVTHEMGFAREVADRVLFLDGGLLVEESAPEEFFSNPKSQRAKDFLEKVL from the coding sequence GTGATTAAAATTGATGGACTCAAAAAAAACTATGGTAAGCTCGAAGTATTAAAAGGAATCAGCACCGAGATAGGGCAGGGAGAAGTGTTAGCAATCATCGGCCCATCCGGTTCGGGAAAATCAACTTTCTTACGCTGCATCAATATGCTTGAAACTCCAACTGATGGTCAAATCAGGTTTAAAGATCAAATCATCACTGAAAAAAAGACCAATATCATGAAAGTGCGTGAAAATGTCGGGATGGTATTTCAACATTTTCATTTATTTCCGCATAAAACCGTACTGGAGAATCTGACATATGCACCTATGAAGGTGAAAAAACTATCAAAGGCCGAGGCTGTAAAACAAGCTCGTGAACTTTTGAACAAAGTAGGTTTGTCCGATAAAGAATCGACTTATCCGAATCGTCTGTCAGGCGGGCAAAAACAAAGGGTCGCGATTGCGCGGGCATTGGCAATGAACCCGGAAGTAATCCTTTTCGATGAACCGACTTCAGCGCTTGATCCCGAGATGGTAAAAGAAGTGCTCGAGGTTATGAAGTCACTGGCACATACGGGGATGACCATGCTGATCGTAACGCATGAAATGGGATTTGCCAGGGAAGTGGCCGATCGTGTACTATTCCTGGATGGGGGGCTGCTCGTTGAGGAAAGTGCTCCGGAAGAATTCTTTTCCAATCCGAAAAGCCAGCGTGCAAAAGACTTCTTGGAAAAAGTTTTATAA